A genomic region of Dreissena polymorpha isolate Duluth1 chromosome 4, UMN_Dpol_1.0, whole genome shotgun sequence contains the following coding sequences:
- the LOC127877032 gene encoding LOW QUALITY PROTEIN: forkhead box protein L1-like (The sequence of the model RefSeq protein was modified relative to this genomic sequence to represent the inferred CDS: deleted 2 bases in 1 codon): MNIFKIEYLMKDMTAEMIYNRFNDSGVSDNCYNSTNASPGCVHRQTPSPVDSGLEILPSTTILNPATVSEPTKPTHSYIALISMAILSVPERKMLLCDIYQYIMDTFEYYNNEEKPWRNSIRHNLSLNECFIKAGRSDNGKGNFWTIHPACIDDFARGDFRRRQARRRAKKCMKIVSGHQMGRSAYNINVGYVPMTSSRIAYHPYSNAASMSVSENPIMSDK; this comes from the exons ATGAACATATTCAAAATCGAGTACCTCATGAAGGACATGACGGCCGAGATGATATATAATCGCTTCAACGACAGTGGCGTCTCCGATAACTGCTACAATAGTACCAATGCGTCGCCCGGATGTGTCCACCGACAGACACCGTCGCCGGTCGACAGTGGTCTAGA GATTTTACCGAGCACGACAATTCTAAATCCGGCGACGGTGTCGGAGCCGACG AAGCCGACGCACTCCTACATCGCGCTCATTTCCATGGCGATCCTGAGCGTCCCGGAGCGCAAGATGCTCCTCTGCGACATCTACCAGTACATCATGGACACGTTCGAGTACTACAACAACGAGGAGAAGCCCTGGAGGAACAGCATCCGCCACAACCTGTCCCTTAACGAGTGCTTCATCAAAGCAGGCCGATCAGATAATG GAAAGGGTAACTTCTGGACCATTCATCCCGCCTGTATCGACGATTTCGCACGCGGAGACTTCAGAAGGCGCCAGGCAAGGCGTCGAGCAAAGAAGTGCATGAAGATCGTATCTGGTCATCAGATGGGACGCTCGGCTTACAACATTAACGTCGGCTACGTTCCAATGACGTCATCGCGCATTGCCTACCACCCTTACAGCAACGCGGCGTCAAT